One Capsicum annuum cultivar UCD-10X-F1 chromosome 2, UCD10Xv1.1, whole genome shotgun sequence genomic window carries:
- the LOC107860333 gene encoding L-ascorbate oxidase homolog — protein MGKVALFHLVCGILIFWSSVSVVKAEDAYKYFTWTVTYGTASPLGVPQQVILINGQFPGPRLDLVTNDNVILNLFNKLDEPLLLTWNGIKQRKNSWQDGVLGTNCPIPPNSNYTYKFQTKDQIGSYTYFPSTQLHRAVGGFGALNVYARSVIAVPYAKPAGDFSLLIGDWFKSSHKVLRQLLDSGKSLPYPNGLLINGQKQSTFTGDQGKTYMFRISNVGLKDSINFRIQGHKMRVVEIEGSHVLQNVYDSLDVHVGQSMSVLVTLDQPPKDYYIVASTRFSRMAFTATSVLHYTNSQTPVSGPVPSAPAGQLHWSMLQARTFRWNLTSNAARPNPQGSFHYGKIPLSRTFVMANSAPVINGKLRYAVNSVSYVNPDTPLKLADHFNIPGVFSLNSIQDSPSGSSPYLATAVFPASHHDFIEIVFQNNEAAMQTWHLDGYDFWVVGFGSGTWTQASRNKYNLVDALTRHTTQVYPKSWTAILVSLDNQGMWNLRSAMWDRQYLGQQVYLRVYNPTPSLANEYDIPTNALLCGKAAGRHP, from the exons ATGGGGAAAGTAGCACTTTTTCATTTGGTTTGTGGAATCTTGATTTTTTGGAGTAGTGTCTCTGTGGTGAAAGCAGAGGATGCTTATAAATATTTTACATGGACTGTTACTTATGGAACTGCTTCTCCACTTGGTGTTCCTCAACag GTGATCCTCATTAATGGCCAATTTCCTGGTCCAAGACTTGATCTTGTCACAAATGACAATGTAATCCTCAACCTTTTTAATAAGTTGGACGAACCTCTTCTCTTGACATG GAATGGGATCAAACAAAGGAAGAATTCTTGGCAAGATGGAGTTTTGGGAACTAATTGTCCCATTCCTCCAAATTCAAATTACACTTACAAGTTCCAAACAAAAGACCAGATTGGAAGCTACACATACTTCCCATCAACTCAATTGCATAGAGCTGTTGGAGGTTTTGGAGCACTTAACGTGTATGCAAGATCCGTAATCGCAGTTCCGTATGCTAAACCTGCTGGAGATTTCAGTTTACTTATTGGTGATTGGTTCAAGAGCAGCCATAAG GTGTTGAGGCAATTACTGGACTCAGGAAAGTCTCTTCCTTACCCAAATGGCCTCCTTATAAATGGACAGAAGCAATCTACCTTCACTGGTGATCAAG gaaagacatatATGTTCAGGATTTCAAATGTAGGCTTGAAAGATTCCATTAACTTCAGAATTCAGGGACACAAGATGAGGGTTGTCGAGATTGAAGGATCCCACGTCTTGCAGAATGTTTATGATTCTCTTGACGTCCATGTTGGTCAATCTATGTCTGTGCTTGTTACATTGGACCAACCCCCAAAGGACTACTACATTGTTGCCTCTACAAGGTTCTCCAGGATGGCTTTTACCGCCACTTCAGTTCTCCACTATACTAACTCTCAGACACCTGTTTCTGGACCCGTGCCATCTGCTCCAGCCGGCCAATTGCACTGGTCTATGTTGCAAGCCAGAACATTTAG GTGGAATTTGACATCAAATGCAGCTAGGCCAAATCCTCAGGGTTCTTTCCATTATGGAAAAATTCCACTATCGAGGACTTTTGTGATGGCTAATTCGGCACCTGTTATTAATGGAAAGCTGAGATATGCTGTCAATAGCGTCTCTTATGTTAATCCTGATACTCCACTAAAGCTTGCTGATCACTTCAACATCCCCGGAGTCTTCAGCTTGAACTCCATTCAAGATTCTCCCTCTGGTAGTTCTCCTTACTTAGCCACAGCTGTATTTCCAGCTTCTCACCATGATTTCATCGAAATTGTTTTCCAAAACAATGAGGCCGCCATGCAGACCTGGCATCTTGATGGCTATGATTTCTGGGTTGTAGG TTTCGGATCTGGCACATGGACACAAGCAAGTAGAAATAAGTACAATCTTGTTGATGCTCTAACTAGACATACTACACAG GTATATCCAAAATCTTGGACTGCCATATTGGTGTCCTTGGACAACCAAGGAATGTGGAATTTGAGATCAGCTATGTGGGATAGACAATATCTTGGGCAACAAGTGTACCTCAGAGTCTACAACCCAACACCAAGCCTAGCTAATGAATATGACATACCAACTAATGCTCTTCTCTGTGGCAAAGCTGCTGGTCGACATCCTTAA
- the LOC107858346 gene encoding L-ascorbate oxidase homolog, producing the protein MESEFIAMSSAGEEANWLRSMLIDIPLWGKPIPPLTIYCDNKAAIFLSSSDCYNGKSRQVCLKHNHMRILLEDGIISLQYVKSKLNLADPLSKGLDRELMGILINGQFPGPTLNVVTNDNVIVTVINKLDDPLLITWNGVKQRKSSWQDGVVGTNCPIPPNSQWTYKMQMKVQIGTFTYFPSTLMHRAADGFGGINILARSVIPIPYPKPFEQFTLLVSDWWKTDNKVLQQILDQGQDFPFPDALHINGRPNSLKFTGMKGYAYLFRVSNVGLTASINVRIQGHTLKLVEVEGSHTMQEVYESLDIHVGQSMAFLVTLHANPKDNIVASTRFTKPILTVTAILHYQGSNIPASKPLPVGPTYQVQWSMKQARTIRYIYM; encoded by the exons ATGGAGTCAGAATTTATCGCTATGTCTTCTGCTGGAGAAGAAGCTAATTGGCTGCGGAGTATGCTGATAGATATTCCATTATGGGGTAAGCCAATACCACCTTTGACTATATATTGTGATAATAAAGCTGCTATATTTCTGTCTTCAAGTGATTGTTACAATGGCAAGTCAAGACAAGTTTGTCTCAAACATAATCATATGAGAATATTATTGGAGGATGGCATAATATCGCTTCAATATGTGAAGTCCAAACTCAATTTAGCAGATCCTTTATCTAAAGGATTAGACAGGGAATTGATG GGAATCCTCATTAATGGGCAGTTTCCTGGCCCTACCCTCAACGTTGTAACTAATGACAACGTTATTGTTACGGTTATTAACAAGTTGGATGATCCATTGCTAATAACATG GAACGGTGTGAAACAGAGAAAGAGCTCATGGCAAGATGGAGTTGTTGGGACAAATTGTCCAATCCCACCAAACAGCCAATGGACATACAAAATGCAAATGAAAGTTCAGATTGGAACCTTCACATATTTCCCATCAACATTAATGCACAGAGCTGCTGATGGTTTTGGAGGAATTAATATACTAGCTAGGTCTGTTATTCCAATCCCATATCCAAAACCTTTTGAGCAATTCACTCTGCTTGTTAGTGACTGGTGGAAGACGGATAACAAG GTATTGCAACAAATTCTGGACCAGGGGCAAGATTTTCCATTTCCAGATGCTCTACATATTAATGGACGACCTAATTCTCTGAAATTCACCGGCATGAAAG GGTATGCATACTTATTTAGGGTGTCGAATGTGGGATTAACAGCATCAATAAACGTTAGGATTCAAGGTCACACATTAAAGTTGGTGGAAGTGGAAGGATCGCACACAATGCAAGAAGTGTATGAATCCTTGGACATTCATGTTGGTCAATCCATGGCTTTTCTTGTTACTTTACATGCCAACCCAAAAGATAACATTGTGGCATCCACTCGTTTCACTAAGCCAATTCTCACAGTAACAGCCATTCTTCACTATCAAGGTTCTAATATCCCTGCTTCAAAACCTTTGCCTGTTGGTCCTACTTATCAAGTTCAGTGGTCAATGAAGCAAGCCAGAACCattaggtatatatatatgtaa